The following proteins are encoded in a genomic region of [Eubacterium] hominis:
- the malQ gene encoding 4-alpha-glucanotransferase, with protein MKRQAGILMPISSLPSNQGIGDFGKHCYRIIDAMSKQHVHIWQILPLNPMGYGNSPYQPFSSFAGDEIYISVDTLADYGLLKQSSIRNYNKFCEYVDYEGVRQFKLPYLKKAYKTFKKYYQEFEEEYQAFCDSAHWLYNYAVFITLKKQNDMKNWLEWPMEQRNWIKDHAYSLKHLDDDIRYEMFLQFIFFKQWNDVKEYANAHDIEIMGDMPFYVGFDSADVWENQQDFLLDGDARPTVVAGVPPDYFSKTGQLWGNPIYNWRQMKKENYDFWMKRLAWNDQYFDIIRLDHFRAFDTYWVIPAQSTTAINGEWELGPAYDFFDKMFEKLPTIRIVVEDLGELRKQVGKLRDHYQLTGMNVAEFEMEVKLLKRPRKENVILYSTTHDNDTLEGYYLDLEANKKIALRRFFHNCGYDNRTFHELVIRYCMDSKADITIIPAWDILGLKKEGRMNTPGTIGSPNWEWKVKNLKEFYALLPQIGEWITASNRT; from the coding sequence ATGAAAAGACAAGCCGGCATTTTAATGCCGATATCTTCGTTACCTTCGAATCAGGGAATAGGGGATTTTGGAAAGCATTGTTATCGTATCATAGATGCGATGAGTAAGCAGCATGTACACATCTGGCAGATTTTACCGTTAAATCCTATGGGATATGGCAATTCACCCTACCAGCCATTTTCATCATTTGCCGGTGATGAAATTTATATCAGCGTAGATACATTAGCTGATTATGGACTTTTGAAACAAAGCTCAATTCGTAACTATAACAAGTTTTGTGAGTATGTAGATTACGAAGGCGTACGTCAGTTTAAGCTTCCTTATCTGAAGAAAGCCTATAAGACATTCAAAAAGTATTATCAGGAATTTGAAGAAGAATATCAGGCGTTCTGTGACAGTGCACATTGGTTATATAACTATGCTGTATTTATCACATTAAAGAAACAGAATGATATGAAAAACTGGCTGGAATGGCCAATGGAACAACGTAACTGGATCAAGGATCACGCATATTCCTTAAAACATCTGGACGATGATATCCGTTATGAAATGTTCTTACAGTTTATCTTTTTCAAACAATGGAATGATGTAAAAGAATATGCCAATGCACATGATATTGAAATTATGGGAGATATGCCGTTTTATGTAGGTTTTGACAGTGCTGATGTATGGGAAAACCAACAGGATTTCTTATTGGATGGGGACGCAAGACCAACAGTTGTGGCAGGTGTTCCACCTGATTATTTCTCTAAAACAGGGCAGTTATGGGGAAACCCGATTTATAACTGGCGGCAAATGAAGAAAGAAAACTATGATTTCTGGATGAAGCGACTAGCATGGAATGATCAGTATTTTGATATCATCCGTCTGGATCACTTCCGTGCATTTGATACCTATTGGGTAATACCAGCACAAAGCACTACTGCCATCAACGGAGAATGGGAATTGGGTCCAGCTTATGATTTCTTCGATAAAATGTTTGAAAAACTGCCAACTATTCGTATCGTGGTAGAAGATTTAGGCGAATTAAGAAAACAGGTTGGTAAATTACGTGATCATTATCAGTTAACGGGTATGAATGTCGCAGAATTTGAAATGGAAGTCAAATTATTAAAACGACCAAGAAAAGAGAATGTGATTTTGTATTCCACAACGCATGACAATGATACATTAGAAGGCTATTATCTAGACTTGGAAGCAAATAAAAAAATCGCCCTTCGACGATTCTTCCATAATTGTGGATATGATAATCGTACCTTCCATGAGCTTGTCATCCGTTATTGTATGGATTCCAAAGCAGATATCACCATCATTCCAGCATGGGATATTCTGGGACTGAAAAAAGAAGGCCGTATGAATACGCCGGGAACCATTGGTTCTCCTAACTGGGAATGGAAAGTAAAGAATCTAAAAGAATTCTATGCCTTGCTGCCACAGATTGGAGAATGGATCACAGCATCTAACAGAACATAA
- a CDS encoding trypsin-like peptidase domain-containing protein, which produces MEETISSNEEETASSKEHVETEETSSDGPHIETPQQDSTTAPKMKTSFIKKHKNALTFTGCFLLAGVGGFGGTYLANEMTGANKTVLYQNTSTNNSDKNTANTSSMSVKDVANETMNSVVEIRTESIKTNEFFQQAISSGAGSGVILSKDGYIVTNNHVIDGANKVTVKTKDGKEYNAKLVGTDSTTDLAVIKIEATDLTPVVLGTSKNLQVGDAAIAIGNPLGELGGTVTNGIISALDREITIDGESMHLLQTNAAINPGNSGGGLFNDQGQLIGIVNAKSSGSNIEGLGFAIPIDIAKPVITSLIENGKVEGRAELGVSLQEYQAQNQNPFEENNSSTAVYIVQVQSGKAADKAGLKRGDRILEVDGKEIKEVSDVKSVISSHKAGDTIKIKIERDNKEQTVSVTLLEVSDNTTEKTAFTN; this is translated from the coding sequence ATGGAAGAAACCATTTCTTCAAATGAAGAAGAAACTGCATCTTCTAAGGAGCATGTTGAAACAGAAGAAACTTCATCCGATGGACCACATATAGAAACACCACAACAGGATTCTACAACAGCACCAAAGATGAAAACTTCTTTTATCAAGAAGCATAAAAATGCTCTTACATTCACCGGCTGTTTCTTATTAGCAGGTGTCGGTGGCTTTGGCGGCACGTATTTAGCCAATGAAATGACAGGTGCTAATAAAACAGTATTATATCAAAATACAAGCACAAATAATTCTGATAAAAATACTGCCAATACTTCCTCAATGTCTGTAAAAGATGTTGCGAACGAAACAATGAACAGTGTCGTGGAAATCCGAACAGAATCAATTAAAACAAACGAATTCTTCCAACAGGCAATCTCATCTGGCGCAGGTAGTGGTGTCATTTTAAGTAAAGATGGCTATATTGTGACAAATAATCACGTAATTGATGGAGCAAATAAAGTAACCGTAAAAACCAAAGATGGCAAAGAATATAATGCCAAGCTTGTAGGAACTGATTCTACAACCGATCTGGCTGTTATCAAAATCGAAGCTACTGATTTAACGCCTGTAGTCCTTGGCACTAGTAAAAACCTGCAGGTTGGAGATGCAGCAATCGCTATTGGTAATCCACTTGGTGAATTAGGTGGTACTGTAACCAATGGTATCATTTCCGCATTGGATCGTGAGATTACAATTGATGGGGAATCTATGCACTTGCTACAAACAAATGCCGCAATCAACCCAGGTAATTCAGGTGGTGGATTATTTAACGATCAGGGACAATTGATTGGAATCGTCAATGCAAAATCAAGTGGCAGCAATATAGAAGGTTTGGGTTTTGCGATTCCAATTGATATTGCGAAACCAGTCATTACTTCTTTGATTGAAAACGGCAAAGTTGAAGGTCGTGCTGAACTTGGTGTCAGCTTACAAGAATATCAAGCACAAAATCAAAATCCATTTGAAGAAAACAATTCCTCCACTGCTGTGTATATCGTACAGGTACAAAGTGGAAAAGCCGCTGATAAAGCTGGTTTAAAACGTGGAGATCGTATCCTTGAAGTAGATGGCAAAGAAATAAAAGAAGTATCTGATGTAAAATCTGTCATTAGTTCTCACAAAGCCGGAGATACTATTAAAATAAAAATCGAACGTGATAATAAGGAACAAACCGTATCTGTTACCTTATTAGAAGTAAGCGATAATACAACTGAAAAAACAGCTTTTACAAACTAA
- a CDS encoding neurofilament protein, with protein MPKTSKKAKPTVKAEKAKTKGVEKKTAKVVEEVKTVAAAKEETKKITAAKEPEKITTAKEPEKITAAKEPEKITAAKEPEKIEEKKVEKIETKEAVKEAKPAKKTTKKATAKKESAKKEAKTPAKKTTKKTVAAEEKTPTAVKEEKKPAAKKQTAKKTTKKASAKASHVKEYEAYSLDDCIAKMQTMGVQYDYNDYTRILLDEADDKVTAKNIIEGNGIKEKGFTFEKDGCDEELVLVVLNKVKETMDIKAADFKEIKKDVKASMKAELGEDAEANASEYLKEFKLCEKILMLGQRKNIISSEEVSKLLDVDVDAFIEHFFNFAYGILPGWQYDDVKFYEDFAYAVLSQYTDLYTKYQLRVLIDVADLYIKHGDFQHGDVCYGYILRDNQIKDYIYYRFAHVYEDIDFNKAKALAYESLQFVDGRYTYYQNIMDIINK; from the coding sequence ATGCCAAAAACTAGTAAGAAAGCAAAACCAACTGTAAAGGCTGAAAAAGCTAAGACAAAAGGTGTAGAAAAGAAAACAGCAAAAGTTGTAGAAGAAGTGAAAACAGTAGCTGCTGCAAAGGAAGAAACAAAGAAAATCACAGCTGCTAAAGAACCTGAAAAGATCACAACAGCAAAAGAACCTGAAAAAATTACAGCAGCGAAAGAACCTGAAAAAATCACTGCAGCAAAAGAACCAGAAAAAATTGAAGAGAAGAAAGTAGAAAAAATTGAAACAAAAGAAGCTGTAAAAGAAGCAAAACCAGCTAAAAAGACAACAAAGAAAGCAACAGCAAAAAAAGAATCAGCAAAGAAAGAAGCGAAAACGCCTGCGAAGAAAACAACCAAGAAAACAGTTGCCGCAGAAGAAAAAACTCCAACAGCTGTAAAAGAAGAAAAGAAACCAGCAGCTAAAAAACAAACTGCAAAGAAAACAACAAAGAAAGCAAGTGCTAAAGCAAGCCATGTCAAAGAATATGAAGCATATTCTTTAGATGATTGTATCGCTAAGATGCAGACAATGGGTGTGCAATACGATTATAACGATTATACAAGAATTCTGTTAGATGAAGCAGATGATAAAGTAACAGCAAAAAATATTATTGAAGGTAACGGTATCAAAGAAAAAGGATTCACATTTGAAAAAGATGGATGTGATGAAGAACTTGTTTTAGTGGTACTGAATAAGGTAAAAGAAACCATGGATATTAAAGCAGCTGATTTCAAAGAAATCAAAAAAGATGTAAAAGCATCTATGAAAGCTGAACTTGGTGAAGATGCAGAAGCAAATGCTTCAGAATATCTGAAAGAATTTAAGCTTTGTGAAAAAATCTTGATGCTTGGACAGAGAAAAAATATTATATCTTCTGAAGAAGTAAGTAAATTATTAGATGTTGATGTCGATGCATTCATCGAACACTTCTTTAACTTCGCTTATGGCATCCTACCTGGCTGGCAGTATGATGATGTGAAATTCTATGAAGATTTCGCATATGCAGTATTATCTCAATACACTGATTTATATACAAAATATCAGTTGCGTGTACTAATCGATGTTGCAGATTTATACATCAAACACGGTGATTTCCAGCATGGTGATGTATGCTATGGCTATATCTTAAGAGATAACCAGATCAAAGATTATATTTACTATCGTTTTGCTCATGTATATGAAGATATTGACTTCAACAAAGCAAAAGCGCTGGCTTATGAATCTTTACAGTTCGTTGATGGTAGATATACTTACTATCAGAACATTATGGATATCATCAATAAATAA
- a CDS encoding CapA family protein produces MKKMLITLCTLLCLCTACSSQPEKQEEVQHEQPKAEKREVSLTFTGDILIEDPLYVWMSDYQTKDTYSFKNYFDKIKPLLDGDVCIGNQEVPIAGREYGITGINFMFNAPEEIAPQLSKLGFDVLTFANNHSFDRGFVGIEKTIDALNNAGIKTTGAFKEEHHEPLIIEKNGIRIAILAYTYDTNQWIDENHKYAVNKFLNANHEFDEEHQAMIKADVEKAKAVSDVTIAAMHWGTEFTYQISKTQQQAAQFLNDCGVDIIVGNHPHTLQGVDTLTNKEGKETFVMYSLGNLVSSAAAVSRASEQFQNMYEVGGIVHLDVVFDPNTKQVEIKNQKLHAIVNHFTYGYDQYELIPFKDYNEELAAQHYQRACSMYFTYDYLKQNLASLFDGKIDWE; encoded by the coding sequence ATGAAAAAGATGTTGATCACATTATGCACATTGCTGTGCCTATGTACGGCATGCAGCTCGCAGCCTGAAAAACAGGAGGAAGTGCAACATGAACAGCCAAAAGCAGAGAAACGTGAAGTATCTTTGACTTTTACCGGTGATATATTAATAGAAGATCCTTTATATGTTTGGATGAGTGATTATCAAACAAAGGATACCTATTCATTTAAAAATTATTTTGATAAAATCAAGCCTTTGTTAGATGGAGATGTATGTATTGGTAATCAGGAGGTTCCCATTGCTGGCAGAGAATATGGTATTACAGGTATTAATTTTATGTTTAATGCACCAGAAGAAATCGCACCACAGTTATCCAAACTCGGCTTTGATGTTTTGACATTCGCAAATAACCATAGCTTTGATCGTGGATTTGTCGGGATTGAAAAAACAATTGATGCATTAAATAATGCCGGAATCAAAACGACGGGAGCGTTTAAAGAAGAGCATCATGAACCTTTGATCATTGAAAAAAACGGTATCCGTATCGCAATACTGGCATATACCTATGACACCAATCAATGGATTGATGAAAATCATAAATATGCGGTTAATAAATTTCTAAATGCCAATCATGAATTTGATGAAGAACATCAGGCGATGATCAAAGCAGATGTAGAAAAAGCCAAAGCAGTCAGTGATGTGACGATTGCAGCAATGCATTGGGGTACAGAATTTACATATCAAATATCAAAAACACAACAGCAGGCAGCGCAGTTTTTAAATGATTGTGGTGTAGATATCATTGTTGGAAATCATCCACATACGTTACAGGGAGTAGATACACTTACCAATAAAGAAGGAAAAGAAACGTTTGTAATGTATTCTTTAGGAAATCTGGTGTCCTCAGCTGCTGCAGTATCAAGAGCGAGTGAACAATTTCAAAATATGTATGAAGTAGGAGGCATTGTTCATCTTGATGTGGTATTTGATCCAAATACGAAGCAGGTGGAAATCAAAAACCAGAAATTGCATGCTATTGTGAATCATTTTACATATGGATATGATCAATATGAACTGATTCCTTTTAAGGATTATAATGAAGAACTTGCCGCACAACATTATCAGCGAGCATGCAGTATGTATTTTACCTATGATTATCTCAAACAAAATCTGGCTTCTTTATTTGATGGGAAAATTGATTGGGAATAA
- a CDS encoding PadR family transcriptional regulator translates to MIFQLGSALLDACVLAILHKEDTYGYKLTQEVKEIVNVSESTLYPVLRRLTKDGYLCTYDKEYMGRNRRYYQLTEDGKMKYEEYVIEWDDFSTKIDGILQGGKDDGENG, encoded by the coding sequence ATGATATTTCAATTAGGATCAGCATTGTTGGATGCCTGTGTTTTGGCAATCCTGCATAAAGAAGATACATATGGATATAAACTCACACAGGAAGTCAAAGAAATTGTGAACGTCAGTGAATCTACATTATATCCGGTATTAAGAAGGCTTACCAAAGATGGATATCTGTGTACTTATGATAAAGAATATATGGGTAGAAATCGCAGATATTATCAATTAACAGAAGATGGAAAAATGAAGTATGAAGAGTATGTGATAGAGTGGGATGATTTTTCCACAAAGATTGATGGAATATTACAGGGAGGTAAGGATGATGGAGAAAATGGATAA
- a CDS encoding DUF1700 domain-containing protein, with protein MEKMDKETYIRILRRKLNGLNEEDIEDAIDYVSEYFDEAGEENLSSVLQELGSPSKFAATIKANSATRDFNTTENKSHVQANASNLKKIVTICLGICALPIALPLVLLLFAFVLVFFCLMIAFALAAIAGFMACLLGGIPLLIHSFFFIGESGNALLNAGAGFMSIGIGLLLMMGCIKLVRMMIPAFTGFITRLYTKLKGENSYEKE; from the coding sequence ATGGAGAAAATGGATAAGGAAACATATATCAGGATTTTAAGACGAAAGTTAAATGGATTAAATGAAGAAGATATAGAAGATGCAATTGATTATGTCAGTGAGTATTTCGATGAGGCCGGAGAAGAAAATCTTTCTTCCGTTTTACAAGAATTAGGTTCACCTTCAAAATTTGCGGCAACCATAAAAGCAAACAGCGCCACAAGAGATTTTAATACAACAGAAAATAAGTCACATGTACAAGCGAACGCTTCAAATTTAAAGAAAATTGTGACAATCTGTCTTGGCATTTGTGCATTGCCTATTGCCTTGCCACTAGTATTATTGCTGTTTGCATTTGTATTAGTATTTTTCTGTTTGATGATTGCATTTGCGCTGGCAGCTATAGCTGGCTTTATGGCTTGTCTTTTAGGAGGCATACCATTATTGATTCATTCTTTCTTTTTCATTGGAGAATCAGGAAACGCTTTGTTGAATGCAGGCGCAGGTTTCATGAGCATTGGAATAGGCTTATTATTGATGATGGGATGTATCAAGCTGGTGCGCATGATGATTCCTGCATTTACTGGCTTTATTACACGTTTATACACAAAACTGAAAGGAGAAAATTCCTATGAAAAAGAATAA
- a CDS encoding DUF4097 family beta strand repeat protein: MKKNKTKIIITIAIICVIIGSVLLGAGLAMGGDIQTLHIGKDNTSWWPFEGSLGINVLEENEYTDNSRNTWEMPLNKDTQLSIEMDLGDIRIKEGNESKIKFYNIKESEVTTKLDGNEKEIKIRRPGIHHNVKNARMEITLRKDAVYNLEVDNKLGDININDLNFRKLDIEANMGDITLQDIHSKQTDVNNDCGDIKMFGVYEGETSVENKLGDIKMEITGNKNTFDFDIENKLGDTLIQDQNYEFKSKIKEKHGNANRLEIDCHLGDIKVHFR; encoded by the coding sequence ATGAAAAAGAATAAAACAAAAATAATTATAACGATTGCGATAATCTGTGTCATCATTGGTTCTGTATTGTTAGGCGCAGGACTTGCGATGGGTGGAGATATCCAAACACTGCATATTGGGAAAGATAATACAAGCTGGTGGCCATTTGAAGGCTCTTTAGGCATTAATGTGTTGGAAGAAAATGAATATACAGATAATAGTCGTAATACATGGGAAATGCCATTAAATAAAGATACACAGCTAAGTATTGAGATGGATTTAGGCGATATCAGAATCAAAGAAGGCAATGAATCAAAGATTAAGTTTTACAACATCAAAGAAAGTGAAGTCACAACAAAACTTGATGGGAATGAAAAAGAAATAAAAATCAGGCGTCCGGGTATCCATCATAATGTGAAAAATGCACGTATGGAAATCACTTTGAGAAAAGATGCAGTATACAATCTAGAAGTGGATAATAAACTAGGGGATATCAATATCAATGATTTGAATTTTAGAAAGTTGGATATTGAAGCGAATATGGGAGATATCACATTACAGGATATTCACAGTAAACAGACAGATGTAAACAATGATTGTGGAGATATCAAAATGTTTGGGGTATATGAAGGAGAAACTTCCGTAGAAAACAAACTAGGGGATATCAAAATGGAAATTACTGGTAATAAGAACACGTTTGATTTTGATATAGAAAACAAATTAGGCGATACGCTGATACAAGATCAAAACTATGAATTTAAGAGTAAGATCAAAGAAAAGCATGGCAATGCCAATCGTTTAGAAATTGATTGCCACTTAGGTGACATCAAGGTACATTTTAGGTAA
- a CDS encoding DUF1653 domain-containing protein: MNNWTKDAVFYHIYPLGFCGCEQYHQESINHRILKLKEWIPHLVDMHINAVYLGPVFESYEHGYDTSDYRMIDHRLGTNEDFKEVCDALHEAGIRIVLDGVFNHVGRRFWAFLDVIEKGQASCYCSWFHNLNFYGQSPCGDPFTYDAWEGHYNLVKLNLRNEEVVSYLLESIAMWMDEFHIDGLRLDAADCIDQDFFRRLKQFCKEKAPDFWLMGEIIHGDYNRWANDEMLDSVTNYECYKGLYSSHNEKNYFEIAYSLNRQFGNGGIYRNLNLYNFVDNHDVNRLASTLKDSNDLKNVYTMLYTMPGIPSIYYGSEWAVKGTKHDGSDADIRPCLPLEDPSYDEELCEHIAMLGKIYGELSALRYGAYEQLVVRNEQFAFMRKDEKTHVVVAFNVSDDTFTMELPCAAFAYKDMCKDVVYLAKDNHIELDMEPKSAYILIPCADNEKGVVKKMPKKIIKEEAPEQEVMPLPETKEEQAIVLPVIDMPITPGVYEHFKGKHYTVLYVAKHSETLESYVVYRQLYGNGEVWIRPLDMFLKDVEVDGKIVPRFKYIGK, translated from the coding sequence ATGAATAACTGGACAAAGGATGCTGTGTTCTATCATATTTATCCCCTAGGATTCTGTGGTTGTGAACAATATCATCAGGAAAGCATCAATCATCGTATTTTAAAGCTGAAAGAGTGGATTCCACATCTAGTGGACATGCATATCAACGCTGTATATTTAGGGCCTGTATTTGAAAGCTATGAGCATGGATATGATACAAGTGATTATCGTATGATTGATCATCGCTTAGGCACTAATGAAGATTTTAAAGAGGTTTGTGATGCCTTGCATGAGGCAGGTATACGTATTGTATTAGATGGCGTATTCAATCATGTAGGAAGAAGATTCTGGGCATTTTTAGATGTTATAGAAAAAGGACAGGCTTCCTGCTATTGCAGCTGGTTTCATAATTTAAACTTCTATGGACAAAGCCCCTGTGGTGATCCTTTCACATATGATGCATGGGAAGGACATTACAATCTTGTAAAATTGAATTTAAGAAATGAAGAAGTGGTATCTTATCTGTTGGAAAGCATAGCCATGTGGATGGATGAATTTCATATTGATGGTTTACGTTTAGATGCTGCGGATTGTATCGATCAGGATTTCTTTCGCCGCTTAAAACAGTTCTGTAAAGAAAAAGCTCCTGATTTCTGGTTGATGGGAGAAATCATTCATGGTGATTATAATCGCTGGGCAAATGATGAAATGTTGGACAGTGTGACAAATTATGAGTGCTACAAAGGATTATATTCTTCCCATAATGAGAAAAATTACTTTGAAATCGCATATTCCTTGAATCGTCAGTTTGGAAATGGTGGAATCTATCGTAATCTGAATCTGTATAATTTCGTAGACAATCATGATGTAAACCGTCTAGCAAGTACTCTGAAAGATTCAAATGACTTAAAAAATGTTTATACTATGTTATATACCATGCCAGGTATTCCAAGTATTTATTATGGCAGTGAATGGGCAGTAAAGGGCACAAAGCATGATGGCAGTGATGCCGATATCCGCCCTTGCCTTCCTTTAGAAGATCCTTCTTATGATGAAGAACTATGTGAACATATTGCCATGTTGGGAAAGATATATGGAGAACTTTCTGCGTTACGCTATGGTGCTTATGAACAACTGGTTGTACGCAATGAGCAATTTGCATTTATGCGAAAGGATGAAAAAACACATGTGGTTGTGGCATTTAATGTCAGTGATGATACCTTCACGATGGAGCTTCCATGTGCGGCATTTGCATATAAAGACATGTGTAAAGATGTAGTCTATCTGGCAAAAGATAATCATATCGAATTGGATATGGAGCCAAAATCTGCATATATCCTGATTCCATGCGCAGATAATGAAAAAGGCGTAGTGAAGAAGATGCCTAAAAAAATTATAAAAGAAGAAGCACCTGAACAGGAAGTCATGCCATTACCAGAAACCAAAGAAGAACAGGCAATAGTACTGCCTGTGATCGATATGCCAATTACACCTGGTGTCTATGAACATTTTAAAGGTAAACATTATACTGTGCTTTATGTCGCAAAACATAGTGAAACCTTAGAATCTTATGTTGTTTATCGACAATTATATGGTAATGGTGAAGTATGGATTCGCCCACTTGATATGTTCTTGAAAGATGTAGAAGTGGATGGTAAAATCGTACCGCGTTTCAAATACATTGGAAAATAA
- a CDS encoding Hsp20/alpha crystallin family protein has translation MKFLPELFNDTFDELFYDPFFSKSSSYMKTDIKEQDGCYLLDMELPGFKKEDIQMELKNGYLSIHAKRDANSEEKDKEGNIIRQERFSGSCSRNFYVGEGVKQSDIKASFCNGELKITLPKVDQKAVEEKKVIAIE, from the coding sequence ATGAAATTTCTACCAGAATTATTTAATGACACGTTTGATGAACTGTTTTATGATCCATTCTTTTCTAAATCAAGCAGCTATATGAAAACGGATATCAAGGAACAAGATGGTTGTTATCTGTTAGATATGGAACTGCCTGGATTTAAAAAAGAGGATATTCAGATGGAATTAAAGAATGGTTATCTGAGTATTCACGCAAAACGTGATGCCAACAGTGAGGAAAAAGATAAAGAAGGCAATATCATTCGCCAGGAACGTTTCTCTGGCAGCTGTTCACGTAACTTCTATGTTGGTGAAGGTGTTAAACAAAGTGATATTAAAGCAAGCTTTTGTAATGGTGAATTAAAAATCACTTTACCTAAGGTTGATCAAAAAGCGGTGGAAGAAAAGAAAGTCATCGCAATTGAATAA
- a CDS encoding Hsp20/alpha crystallin family protein: MMRLFPGLFNDAFDDMMHDHNMMKTDIREKDGNFILDMELPGFKKEDIQMELKEGYLTINASRNTNKEDKDDEGNIIRQERFSGTCTRSFYVGEDITHEDIKASFGNGELKVIVPKEAPKKVEEKRFIPID, from the coding sequence ATGATGAGATTATTCCCTGGTTTATTTAATGATGCATTTGATGATATGATGCATGATCACAACATGATGAAAACTGACATTCGTGAAAAAGATGGTAACTTTATTCTGGATATGGAATTACCTGGATTCAAGAAAGAAGATATTCAGATGGAATTAAAAGAAGGTTATCTGACAATCAATGCCAGCCGTAACACAAACAAAGAAGACAAGGATGATGAAGGCAATATTATTCGTCAGGAACGTTTCTCTGGTACTTGTACAAGAAGCTTCTATGTTGGTGAAGATATCACACATGAAGATATCAAAGCAAGCTTTGGCAATGGTGAATTAAAAGTAATCGTTCCAAAGGAAGCTCCAAAGAAAGTTGAAGAAAAACGCTTTATTCCAATCGATTAA
- a CDS encoding Hsp20/alpha crystallin family protein — protein sequence MMRFLPGLFNEGFDDMFHDVHNMKCDIKEKDGNYLLDIELPGYKKENIHMDLKDGYLTIQATRLNNEEERNEAGQIIRQERFSGSCSRSFYIGEGIRPEDIKAAYENGELKITVPKEPVKKVEETTFIPIE from the coding sequence ATGATGAGATTTCTACCTGGATTATTCAATGAAGGCTTTGATGACATGTTTCATGATGTACACAATATGAAATGTGATATTAAAGAAAAAGATGGCAATTACCTGTTGGATATCGAATTGCCAGGATACAAGAAAGAAAATATTCATATGGATTTAAAGGATGGATATTTGACAATTCAGGCTACGCGTTTAAACAACGAGGAAGAACGTAATGAAGCTGGTCAAATCATTCGTCAGGAACGTTTCTCTGGAAGCTGTTCAAGAAGTTTCTATATTGGCGAAGGCATTCGCCCAGAAGATATCAAGGCAGCTTATGAAAATGGTGAATTAAAGATCACAGTACCAAAAGAACCTGTGAAAAAAGTAGAAGAAACAACATTCATTCCAATTGAATGA